In a single window of the Longimicrobium sp. genome:
- a CDS encoding multidrug effflux MFS transporter, with amino-acid sequence MSVVLSGRIGRGPLVAMLAGLTGITALSIDMSLPAMPQLQRVFGADVGSTQLTLSLFLVGFAVGQLVCGPLSDRVGRKPVLLSGLALFVAAGLACSASPSLALLVAGRFVQGLGASVGPILARAIVRDTFEERDASGVLSQITQVMIVAPLVAPTVGGYILAFSGWRSIFLALAAAGLLLWMVGWRLLPETRRPHAERPPALLESYRAVLTHAASLRNVLTVCFSYAGMFAYISGSPFVLIDAFGVPRELFGLLFALPAGALLAGATLNRILVKRMESARLLRIGVLLVFAAAVTISALAALGLGGLPGVLGPMMLYMLGMGLVQPNATAAAMAPHGRLAGVSSSIIGSLQTVGGALSGYVVGTFYDHSPRSLALTVGTMGVATLLVHATTRARPRDAMREAAGPPLAAEA; translated from the coding sequence ATGTCGGTCGTACTTTCGGGACGGATCGGGCGCGGGCCGCTGGTGGCGATGCTGGCGGGGCTGACGGGGATCACGGCGCTCTCCATCGACATGAGCCTGCCGGCGATGCCGCAGCTCCAGCGGGTGTTCGGCGCGGACGTGGGATCGACGCAGCTCACGCTCAGCCTCTTCCTGGTCGGATTCGCTGTTGGGCAGCTCGTCTGCGGGCCGCTGTCGGACCGGGTGGGGCGGAAGCCGGTGCTGCTGTCGGGGCTGGCGCTCTTCGTGGCGGCGGGGCTCGCGTGCTCCGCCAGCCCATCGCTGGCGCTGCTGGTGGCCGGGCGGTTCGTGCAGGGGCTGGGCGCGAGCGTCGGGCCGATCCTGGCGCGCGCCATCGTCCGCGACACCTTCGAGGAGCGGGACGCGTCCGGAGTGCTGTCGCAGATCACGCAGGTGATGATCGTGGCGCCGCTGGTGGCGCCCACGGTGGGCGGCTACATCCTGGCGTTCTCCGGCTGGCGGTCGATCTTCCTGGCACTCGCCGCCGCGGGCCTCCTCCTGTGGATGGTGGGCTGGCGGCTCCTTCCCGAGACGCGCAGGCCGCACGCGGAGCGGCCGCCCGCGCTGCTGGAGAGCTACCGCGCGGTGCTGACGCACGCCGCCAGCCTGCGCAACGTGCTGACCGTCTGCTTCTCGTACGCGGGGATGTTCGCGTACATCAGCGGCTCGCCGTTCGTGCTCATCGACGCGTTCGGGGTCCCGCGCGAGCTCTTCGGCCTCCTCTTCGCCCTGCCGGCGGGGGCGCTGCTGGCGGGCGCCACGCTCAACCGCATCCTGGTGAAGCGGATGGAGTCCGCGCGGCTCCTGCGAATCGGCGTGCTGCTGGTGTTCGCGGCGGCGGTGACGATCTCGGCGCTGGCGGCGCTGGGGCTGGGCGGCCTGCCGGGGGTGCTGGGGCCGATGATGCTGTACATGCTGGGGATGGGCCTGGTGCAGCCCAACGCCACCGCCGCCGCCATGGCGCCGCACGGCCGCCTCGCGGGTGTGTCGTCGTCCATCATCGGCTCGCTGCAGACGGTGGGCGGGGCGCTATCGGGGTACGTGGTGGGCACCTTCTACGACCACTCGCCGCGCTCCCTCGCCCTCACGGTTGGCACGATGGGTGTGGCGACGCTCCTGGTGCACGCGACCACCCGCGCCCGTCCGCGCGACGCCATGCGCGAGGCTGCCGGCCCGCCGCTGGCCGCCGAGGCATGA
- a CDS encoding TetR family transcriptional regulator — protein MSGEARKSAREALLDAAERLFAENGVAETSVRAITAAAGANVAAINYYFGSREALIEALLARRLEPLNAVRLRLLEERAPRTASGVLYALAVPALELCFRHPHFARLASRLRADTDPRVWEQYRLHQAPFLETFRAALAATRRDLPADESARRLHYVLGAIHHVWAHAPLPPEESPELLVKSFLAFYGTALDAPAPPTLP, from the coding sequence ATGAGCGGCGAGGCGCGAAAGAGCGCGCGCGAGGCGCTCCTGGACGCGGCGGAGCGGCTCTTCGCCGAGAACGGCGTCGCGGAGACCTCCGTGCGCGCCATCACGGCGGCGGCGGGGGCGAACGTTGCCGCCATCAACTACTACTTCGGCTCGCGCGAGGCGCTGATCGAGGCGCTGCTGGCGCGGCGCCTGGAGCCGCTGAACGCCGTGCGCCTGCGCCTGCTGGAGGAGCGCGCGCCGCGCACCGCGTCCGGCGTGCTGTACGCGCTCGCGGTGCCGGCGCTGGAGCTCTGCTTCCGGCACCCGCATTTCGCCCGCCTCGCCAGCCGCCTGCGCGCCGACACGGACCCGCGCGTGTGGGAGCAGTACCGTCTCCACCAGGCGCCTTTCCTCGAGACTTTCCGCGCCGCCCTCGCCGCCACGCGCCGCGACCTCCCCGCGGACGAATCGGCGCGGCGCCTGCACTACGTTCTCGGCGCCATCCACCACGTGTGGGCGCACGCGCCGCTCCCGCCGGAGGAGTCCCCCGAGCTCCTGGTGAAGAGCTTCCTCGCCTTCTACGGCACCGCCCTGGACGCTCCCGCTCCCCCCACGCTGCCGTGA